A portion of the Parachlamydia sp. AcF125 genome contains these proteins:
- the pncA gene encoding bifunctional nicotinamidase/pyrazinamidase — MNALLIVDVQNDFLPGGALAVKEGDQIIPFVNQLIQLPFNTIVATQDWHPHDHLSFAVYHHKPVGEHIKLLGIDQILWPVHCVQGTRGACFPDSLASHSFMRIFYKGTDRSIDSYSAFFDNGHCKSTGLETYLKERGVQKLYIAGLATDYCIKYTALDAKNLGFQVYVIADACRAVNLRQGDEEMAFREMHDAGIRMLKFSEINLSH; from the coding sequence GTGAACGCTTTACTGATTGTGGATGTTCAAAACGATTTTTTGCCAGGGGGAGCCTTAGCTGTTAAAGAGGGAGATCAAATTATTCCCTTCGTTAACCAGCTTATCCAATTGCCTTTTAACACCATTGTGGCTACCCAAGATTGGCACCCCCACGATCATCTAAGCTTTGCTGTCTATCACCATAAGCCGGTAGGTGAACATATCAAGCTTTTAGGTATCGACCAAATTCTTTGGCCGGTACACTGCGTACAAGGGACAAGAGGAGCTTGTTTTCCTGATTCTTTGGCTTCTCATTCGTTTATGCGCATTTTTTATAAAGGAACCGACAGATCAATTGATAGCTATAGCGCTTTTTTTGATAATGGGCATTGCAAAAGCACTGGTTTAGAAACTTATCTTAAAGAAAGAGGCGTTCAAAAACTTTATATCGCTGGGTTGGCAACCGATTATTGCATAAAATATACTGCCTTAGATGCTAAAAATTTAGGTTTTCAAGTGTATGTTATAGCGGATGCTTGCAGGGCAGTTAATCTCCGGCAGGGGGATGAAGAGATGGCTTTTAGAGAAATGCACGATGCGGGGATTAGAATGCTAAAATTTTCAGAAATTAACTTATCGCATTAG
- a CDS encoding arsenate reductase family protein, translating to MTVKIYSYQKCSTCQKALKFLDHAQIAYQVFPIREQPPTSAELKQALDYVQGDLKKLLNTSGEEYRRLNLKERLSSMSHEEVFELLSHNGMLVKRPFVLGENFILLGFKEDAWKAKLL from the coding sequence ATGACTGTAAAAATTTATTCCTATCAAAAATGCTCGACATGCCAAAAAGCTCTTAAATTTTTGGATCATGCTCAGATTGCCTACCAGGTCTTTCCAATTCGGGAACAACCTCCGACTTCAGCCGAGCTTAAGCAAGCTTTGGATTATGTTCAGGGCGATTTAAAAAAGCTTTTAAATACTTCCGGCGAAGAGTACCGCCGATTAAATTTAAAGGAGCGGTTAAGTTCCATGTCTCACGAGGAAGTTTTTGAATTGCTATCGCATAACGGCATGTTGGTAAAACGCCCTTTTGTTTTAGGGGAAAATTTTATTTTACTAGGTTTTAAAGAAGACGCTTGGAAAGCCAAACTTTTGTAG
- a CDS encoding cation diffusion facilitator family transporter: protein MSCFPDPIMLPDSVFQSRAKRNRELLRAAKWGIAIRFSIILFEVFGFLLFGSAALMMDALSSLVDIAATLFLVFFIRLAEKPPDRNHPFGHGRYEPLAGLQLGMSMILIGGGMLIREITQLAQPSPLENTMSRWAWLIPFLAVILLEICYRLVIRIAAKENSPALAADAAHYRMDGMTSFIATIALIIAAYFPDWAWSIDKLGAIMIAGFMVVIGVFAARDNMHQLLDRVPSSDFFKRVRLSALKVNGVRETEKIRIQLYGPDAQVRIDIEVDPQLSVEDAHKISQEVRAEIQRDWPAVRDVIVHIEPFYPNDHASTL from the coding sequence ATGTCATGTTTTCCTGACCCCATTATGCTTCCCGACTCGGTGTTTCAATCGAGAGCTAAGCGCAATCGAGAACTCCTGAGAGCAGCAAAGTGGGGGATTGCTATCCGTTTCAGCATTATTTTGTTTGAGGTTTTCGGCTTTCTTCTTTTTGGAAGTGCCGCCTTGATGATGGATGCACTTTCTAGCCTCGTGGATATAGCTGCAACCTTATTTCTTGTCTTCTTTATTAGATTAGCTGAAAAACCGCCTGATCGCAACCATCCTTTTGGGCACGGACGCTATGAGCCCTTAGCTGGCTTGCAATTGGGAATGTCTATGATTTTGATTGGCGGAGGCATGTTAATACGGGAAATCACCCAACTTGCCCAACCTAGCCCCTTAGAAAACACTATGAGTCGCTGGGCATGGTTAATTCCGTTTTTGGCTGTGATTCTTTTAGAAATTTGTTACCGTTTGGTGATTCGTATTGCAGCAAAAGAAAACAGCCCTGCTTTAGCCGCAGATGCGGCACATTATCGCATGGATGGCATGACGAGCTTTATTGCAACAATTGCCTTGATTATCGCTGCGTACTTCCCCGACTGGGCTTGGAGCATCGATAAATTAGGCGCTATCATGATTGCTGGATTTATGGTGGTCATCGGCGTTTTTGCTGCTCGGGACAACATGCACCAGCTTTTGGATCGGGTTCCAAGCTCAGATTTTTTTAAACGGGTGCGCCTATCTGCTTTGAAGGTTAACGGAGTAAGGGAAACAGAAAAAATTCGGATTCAACTTTATGGGCCCGACGCACAGGTGCGGATCGACATAGAAGTAGATCCTCAACTTTCTGTAGAAGACGCCCACAAAATTAGCCAGGAAGTGCGCGCCGAGATTCAAAGAGATTGGCCTGCTGTCAGGGATGTGATTGTGCATATTGAGCCCTTTTATCCCAATGACCATGCAAGCACTTTGTAA
- a CDS encoding chalcone isomerase family protein produces MKRFMSFALGTLFLALINLSMANSVESASGFTFPAEVQFENNGSEVILDLAGAAIRTKFFLNLYAIGYYLHNPLKMKRAAALDELVKDGKIKQFTIKWLYETDFKTTQKAFLAGFQKVVPAEEYQRIEPLIKKYLSFYTTGIKKGDVHILRWLPGNIITLEVNGDNKGEIAHPVFAKCVWRLWFDSTSIMNQNNLVKNLLN; encoded by the coding sequence ATGAAAAGATTCATGAGCTTTGCTTTAGGAACCCTTTTCTTAGCGTTAATAAATTTAAGTATGGCAAATAGCGTAGAATCTGCTTCAGGCTTCACGTTTCCCGCAGAAGTGCAATTTGAAAACAACGGCTCTGAAGTTATCCTCGATTTGGCTGGAGCAGCTATTCGAACTAAATTTTTTCTCAACCTTTATGCCATCGGCTATTACTTACATAATCCCCTTAAAATGAAGCGGGCAGCTGCTTTAGACGAACTGGTAAAAGATGGTAAAATCAAGCAATTTACTATTAAATGGCTCTATGAAACAGATTTTAAAACTACTCAAAAAGCTTTTCTGGCAGGTTTCCAGAAGGTTGTGCCCGCTGAAGAATACCAAAGGATAGAGCCTTTAATTAAAAAATACCTCTCCTTTTATACAACGGGGATCAAAAAAGGGGATGTGCATATCCTGCGCTGGCTTCCTGGCAATATCATTACTTTAGAAGTTAATGGAGATAACAAAGGGGAAATTGCACATCCAGTTTTTGCAAAGTGTGTATGGCGCCTGTGGTTCGATTCAACAAGTATAATGAACCAAAACAATTTAGTGAAAAATCTTCTAAATTAA